TAGATCATGGTGCCCATGCAGTTACCGTTGCAGCTTGCCAACCATCGGTCTCCTCTGTTTTCCGCCATATTGGTGTGGCTTTTATAACGATTTTTCCAGCTGGAGCTTATTTAACCATGGTTCTATTTTTAGCAATTCCCATCATCATTTCACAGCTTGGCCTCATGGTAGCCCTGATATTCTTACCCCTCATTTTCATAGTAGGGGTTGCCGGAGAGACAGGACAAATCTATCTAAAAAAAGGAATGGGTCTGGTGTTGCAGTGCTTTTCAATCAAAATCGTATACGGACTTTACATGGGTGTTATCCTTTTTCTCGCAGCTCTGATTTCAACTTCATTACTGTAAAAACGGAGTGGTTTTATGTTTAGTTTAGCTTGTATTCTGCTGGTTGCTCTCTTTGTGGCGGCCATTATCTTTAGAAAGAGGTTTGTGAATGCAGCACTGTCCTTTATATCCGGAACTTCAGTAAAACACCAGGGAATGTTTGATTCAGTTCCGGATTGGGCAAAGGTATTGCTGGCGGAAAGAATAATGAATAGGCACAGTCAGAAAAACGCAGAGCAAGAGAAGAAACAAGAAAATAACCAAGAAGCTGTACTGATCGAGCCGGAATTTCCGCCCTACCGGGAGGAAATAACCTTTGAACCCTATGAGATCGATCATGAAAAATTTATTGGTAGTGGTCATTGTGATAGCAAGCCCCATGGGCCGCTATTGTTGCCGCCTTCGAGTGATAACAAAGGTGGTAGAAATATTGAAGATCAAACCCAGTCAAGCAAGCATCAAGAGTTTGACAATGAAATCGTCTTTGAATCTGCCCCAGGGGAACGGTCTGGCGGGATTATATCCTTTGATCCAGAGATGGAAAATGAGGATATGGAGATTAACTGGTCTTCCGAGGATTCTCAGAGTGGTTCTATGAATACAGAGAAGAAGGAAACAATAAGCGATCACTTAGGTGATAGTAGCGGTGAAACTAAATCACAGTTTGATCTATTGCTTGAACAGCATAGTAATCAGGAGAAAGAAAGTGAGAGGGAACTAGCAATGGAAAAATACAATCAATTCTTAAACCAGGCATCACGGTCAGAACAGCAGAAAACTGAAAATGCATCTAACGAAGAAGAATCTTTAATGGCCCGATACCGTGAGTTTGAAAAAGCACCGGGCATAATGCCTGAGGATGTACAACAGACACAGGAAGGTAGAAAACAACCTCAAAAAGAAAAACAGTCTCCTGTTGATCTATTAGAGAAGCCTCTACACGAGCGAAACAGCAATTCGGATAAATTACAGTTTAATCAATTACTTGAATTATTTAATGACCCGGAAAAAGAAAGGGAAAGAGAACGGGCCACGCAAAAATACTATCAATTCTTGAACCAAGCGTCCCGGCCAGAGCAGCAGGAATCTGAAAACGTTTCTAGTGACGAAGATTCTTTAATAGAGAGATATCGGGAAATTGAAAAGGAGTTAAATATGTAGTTATAGCTTTTATGGTAACTGTGTTCGGTTGTGTAACGTCTACTTTCTCTCCTTCAACCTGTCATATTTAAAATGTACGTTGCATACACTATGTACATAATAGTATGATGGAGGTGGGAGGCGATGCATATGCAAGAGGTATTAAACGCCACAGAGGTCAGAAAAGAATGGGGAAGTTTTATTGATACGGTAGTCAGGGAAAAGCCTAAAATGGTTAAGAGAAATCGTGACTTTTTTTTAGCTATGTCTATAAAACATATTAAGACAATCCTTATAGGTTACAAAATTGAAGCCCATTATATTGAAGAAAAAGATGGTACAGTCACAGCTACATTTGCTAATTTTGATCTAGTAGTTAATGCTCCAACCCAAGAAGCAGCACGCAGGGCTTTGGCAGAAGAACTTATAGAATATGCAAAAGAATATTTTAATGAATTTCAGCTCTACTACAATTCCCCGAATCGTCAACCACATTTTCCCTATATCATGGCAGTCTTATTGCAGGATGATTTAGAAGGAGTTATTAAGCTAATTGCCTAGCTGGAGGGACTTAAAAAGGTTCTGTGAAAATGATGATTGGGAATTATATAAAAGTACCGACCATGATTTCTACCGTAAAATAATGCCCGATGGGACAATTAAGCGAACAAAGGTATCTAGGGGTACTGGGGAGATCCGGGGTAATTTGTGGGAGACAATTAGAAAAAAACAACTGCAAGTAAGTAAAGATTATTTTAACAGCAAATTATAGAACCAGGGTAATGTCTTAACTTATTATTTTACGTAAAAAATATTGGTTACTTAGTTAACTTCATACTGAAAACAAAAAATAGTGGCATTTGCCACTTTTTTTATTTACTGAGGTGATTTTTTGAATGACTTAAACACTTCAGCTATTAAAAATTTCAAATGGTTTGCACTGGGGATTGGTTCTTCAGGGCTTCTGTTACTGATTTTATTAGTTTTCTTTTTAACTGGTTTTTTCATGACCTTCCTGGGTAACTTTCGGCTTCATTCGGGGTTTCTTTCTGGTTCACCCACGGATCTGGCGGCGAAGGAGATCGGTGAATATATGCCCATATTTTTACAAGCCCAGGATCGTTTTGGGGTCTCCTGGGCGGTGCTGGCGGCGATTGCCTCGACGGAATCGGGATTTGGTAAAAGTGAAAGATATATTCTCCAAAAGGGCATATCTGAGGCGGGGGCGGTGGGGTTTATGCAGTTTATGCCTTCGACCTGGAGTGGGTCTACAAATCCCAGAGCCAATGATAATCCAGATAACCCCCAATGGGATGACAACCCCCAGACCATCAAGCAGTACGGAGGTTATGGAGTTGACGCAAATAATGACGGCAAAGCAGATCCCTTTGATCCGGAAGATGCAATTTTATCTGCAGCGAAAT
This genomic interval from Desulforamulus reducens MI-1 contains the following:
- a CDS encoding peptidoglycan DD-metalloendopeptidase family protein yields the protein MNDLNTSAIKNFKWFALGIGSSGLLLLILLVFFLTGFFMTFLGNFRLHSGFLSGSPTDLAAKEIGEYMPIFLQAQDRFGVSWAVLAAIASTESGFGKSERYILQKGISEAGAVGFMQFMPSTWSGSTNPRANDNPDNPQWDDNPQTIKQYGGYGVDANNDGKADPFDPEDAILSAAKYLKANNFESDPRQALFCYNHATWYVNMILEKAETYASITPMGEGSWPLPPQWNSITSPFGKRTLNGEEEFHPGLDIACPIGTPVFAVIGGEVITADWVSGYGYCVMMKHPDETVTVYGHLSDIKVTMGDNVKQGQVIALSGNTGRSTGPHLHFEVRKANNLCNPMDWLKTPSSNY